From Tripterygium wilfordii isolate XIE 37 chromosome 13, ASM1340144v1, whole genome shotgun sequence, the proteins below share one genomic window:
- the LOC120013449 gene encoding uncharacterized protein LOC120013449 has protein sequence MEGGSPDQDSIGSGTKRSSVSSGSRARHQKEFLYRFMDSERLTLELRDWIESMSEESGPENPAFDVPFELIELQKFDYALEGVSFRQLIRMPNAVYASTSDAVEATAYLAIEDFLHSSVKGLWEAFWGLDDPMPFSIACLYNANLKFYQAEKAIANQKLEGLCATGILLKNPRHPHGKWDHILQMALLRPDIGSFAVQSDLRLSLSVLGEALFYGLRILLSRNFSRLEFSQSPNCVFIILVDSQYGGVIKLEGDVNKLDFDVNTVYERAAEWIKKHSRITVSPIDRIWNKLGNANWRDIGALQLLFATFQSIIQYAGLPKHSIEDLAADHGSRLQARRIERQLGDTKVNGNGLFRFQQRSVSPEIVEVLDELIKRESKESMKLGIGSVLWLEDPNGQTGYQINKVLSNGELPYYVASPTEEPGNSMFLYVGSHPTQIEPALEDMNLWYQVQRQTKILTIMKQKGLSSKYLPRLSVSGKIIHPGQRRRPSSGGNCDHPWCGTPILVTSPVGETVTDMVSEGRFGLDEAIRCCHNCLTALSTASSAGIRHGDIRPENIVCVRSGVRHPYFVLVGWGRAILEDRDRPAMNLHFSSTYALQEGKLCSTSDAESLVYMLYFSCGGSLPDLDSVEGALQWRENAWSRRLIQQKLGDVSTVLKAFADYVDSLCGTPYPIDYDIWLRRLRRNIQEEDHGKEVDTSG, from the coding sequence GTGGATCCCCAGATCAGGACTCAATAGGGTCTGGGACGAAAAGGTCCAGTGTTTCATCAGGCAGCAGGGCTCGTCATCAAAAGGAATTTCTTTATAGGTTTATGGACAGTGAACGTCTAACCTTGGAACTTCGAGACTGGATTGAGTCAATGTCAGAAGAGTCAGGACCAGAGAATCCTGCCTTTGATGTCCCATTTGAGTTGatagaacttcaaaaatttgacTATGCACTGGAAGGGGTTTCATTTCGGCAACTAATTCGGATGCCCAATGCTGTCTATGCTTCAACTTCAGATGCAGTGGAAGCAACTGCTTATCTTGCTATTGAAGATTTCCTACATTCAAGTGTGAAGGGCTTGTGGGAGGCATTTTGGGGGCTGGATGATCCGATGCCTTTTTCCATTGCTTGTCTATACAATGCCAACTTAAAATTCTATCAGGCTGAGAAGGCAATAGCCAATCAAAAGCTTGAAGGCCTTTGTGCCACCGGAATATTGCTAAAAAACCCTAGACATCCACATGGAAAATGGGACCATATCCTCCAGATGGCTCTTCTTAGACCTGATATCGGAAGCTTTGCTGTGCAAAGTGATTTGCGGCTTTCTTTATCTGTTCTAGGTGAGGCTCTATTCTATGGTCTTCGCATTCTATTATCAAGAAACTTTAGCAGATTGGAATTTTCGCAAAGTCCAAACTGTGTCTTTATTATTCTTGTTGATTCTCAATATGGTGGTGTTATAAAACTTGAAGGAGATGTGAATAAATTAGACTTTGACGTGAATACTGTTTATGAGCGGGCTGCTGAGTGGATTAAAAAACATTCTAGAATCACAGTCTCTCCAATTGATAGGATCTGGAACAAGCTTGGAAATGCCAACTGGAGAGATATCGGCGCTCTACAGTTACTTTTTGCAACCTTCCAAAGTATAATCCAATATGCTGGATTACCCAAGCACTCGATCGAAGATTTGGCTGCTGACCATGGCTCTCGCCTCCAAGCAAGAAGAATAGAGAGGCAGTTAGGGGATACCAAAGTTAATGGAAATGGTCTATTCCGGTTCCAACAGCGCAGTGTTTCTCCTGAAATTGTTGAAGTTCTGGATGAACTCATCAAACGTGAAAGTAAAGAGTCAATGAAGCTGGGAATAGGGTCTGTTTTATGGTTGGAGGATCCAAATGGGCAAACTGGTTATCAGATAAATAAGGTCCTAAGTAATGGTGAGCTTCCATATTATGTTGCATCTCCTACTGAAGAGCCGGGAAACTCTATGTTTCTATATGTTGGTTCTCATCCTACTCAAATAGAGCCAGCGTTGGAAGATATGAATTTGTGGTATCAAGTTCAGAGGCAGACTAAAATATTGACTATTATGAAACAGAAAGGTCTGTCCAGCAAGTATCTCCCACGGTTGAGTGTTTCTGGAAAGATTATTCACCCTGGTCAGCGTCGAAGACCCTCTTCAGGTGGAAACTGTGACCACCCTTGGTGTGGCACCCCAATTCTCGTTACAAGCCCAGTTGGTGAAACAGTTACTGATATGGTCAGTGAAGGGCGATTTGGCTTGGATGAGGCTATCAGGTGTTGCCACAATTGCCTAACTGCACTTTCGACTGCCTCTTCTGCCGGCATTCGGCATGGAGACATCAGGCCGGAGAATATTGTATGCGTGAGATCTGGTGTGAGGCATCCTTACTTTGTCCTTGTTGGATGGGGCCGTGCCATTCTTGAAGATAGGGACCGTCCCGCTATGAATCTTCATTTTTCATCAACTTATGCTCTGCAGGAGGGAAAGTTGTGCTCGACTTCAGATGCAGAGAGCTTGGTATACATGCTTTATTTTTCCTGTGGCGGGTCTTTACCTGACTTGGATTCAGTAGAGGGGGCATTACAGTGGAGAGAGAATGCATGGTCAAGGAGGTTGATTCAGCAGAAGCTCGGTGATGTCTCGACAGTGTTGAAAGCATTTGCTGATTATGTAGATAGTCTCTGTGGTACTCCATATCCAATCGATTATGATATATGGCTGAGAAGGTTGAGGAGAAATATTCAAGAGGAAGATCATGGTAAGGAAGTAGATACATCAGGCTGA
- the LOC120013453 gene encoding probable protein S-acyltransferase 4, producing MVPRNLKPQEADEALEVTTQSMEWVNGRTPHMKLLKDVIVNGHSVKVKFCDTCLLYRSPRASHCSICSNCVQIFDHHCPWVGQCIGNLKYATIGCSSCLYQQQLFCALMSLFFHGSTFSKKRRISGRPRHMMYCQICS from the exons ATGGTCCCCAGAAATTTAAAGCCTCAAGAAGCAGATGAAGCATTGGAAGTAACAACACAATCAATGGAATGGGTTAATGGTAGAACCCCTCACATGAAATTACTTAAAGATGTGATTGTGAATGGCCACTCAGTAAAAGTGAAGTTTTGTGACACTTGTTTGCTCTATCGTTCTCCTCGTGCTTCCCACTGTTCAATATGCAGCAACTGTGTTCAGATATTTGATCATCACTGTCCATGGGTTGGTCAATGCATTGGAAATTTGAAATA CGCAACTATCGGTTGTTCATCATGTTTATATCAACAGCaactattttgtgctcttatgTCTTTGTTTTTTCATGGATCAACATTCTcgaaaaagagaagaatatcTGGAAGGCCACGTCACATGATGTACTGTCAGATTTGCTCATAG